In Ensifer canadensis, a genomic segment contains:
- a CDS encoding L,D-transpeptidase family protein, with translation MYRATSTTMRTGFIVTSATRTGLSLLAAAGFLAVDLASAFAQEGYGRNRRGNGDVMLVTPEGEILDYMPGPDEVRTMRDRRGRTVLVDNWGNVVATVVPSDGYRAYRRQGDVDVYSNRRNGDRGYGYSEPGDVTGSIQDYRDPAYRDVVPPSVERNDLPNSLPGLIDGSEEAAIDPQYEQPLRQSMPPAISVKSKSRAEITALQVFLDREGFSPGVIDGKMGSNVTKAIEAWQQSTGETLDPNNTEDILERLRMNGGLPITSYTITAADAAGPYVASIPDDYAHKAMLPHMSFTATTEMLGEKFHMDETYLRELNPGVDFTIPGTIIKVINPGENRKEKVARIVADKARKQVLAYDAADKLVAAYPATIGSSDTPSPSGIVNVERIALNPGYTYNPKINFKQGNNDKILTLQPGPNGPVGTVWIALSKPTYGIHGTPEPSKIGKTQSHGCVRLTNWDATELAKMVSVGVTVEFAD, from the coding sequence ATGTACCGCGCCACATCAACCACCATGAGAACAGGTTTTATCGTGACGTCAGCGACCCGCACCGGCCTCTCGCTCCTCGCCGCAGCCGGCTTCCTCGCCGTGGATCTTGCATCCGCCTTTGCTCAGGAAGGTTACGGCCGCAATCGCCGCGGCAATGGCGACGTGATGCTGGTGACGCCGGAAGGCGAAATTCTCGACTATATGCCGGGCCCCGATGAAGTGCGCACCATGCGTGACCGTCGCGGCCGCACCGTGCTGGTCGACAACTGGGGCAACGTGGTCGCAACCGTAGTACCGTCCGACGGCTATCGCGCCTATCGCCGCCAGGGCGACGTCGATGTCTATTCCAACCGCCGCAACGGCGACCGCGGCTACGGCTATTCCGAGCCGGGCGATGTCACCGGATCCATTCAAGACTATCGCGATCCGGCCTATCGCGACGTGGTGCCGCCCTCGGTCGAGCGCAACGACCTGCCCAACAGCCTGCCCGGCCTGATCGACGGCAGCGAAGAGGCGGCGATCGATCCGCAATATGAGCAGCCATTGCGGCAGTCCATGCCGCCGGCCATATCGGTCAAGTCCAAGTCGCGCGCCGAAATCACCGCGCTGCAGGTCTTCCTCGACCGCGAAGGTTTCTCGCCCGGCGTCATCGACGGCAAGATGGGCTCGAACGTCACCAAGGCGATCGAGGCCTGGCAGCAGTCAACCGGCGAAACGCTCGATCCGAACAACACCGAAGATATCCTCGAGCGCCTGCGCATGAACGGCGGCCTGCCGATCACCAGCTATACGATCACGGCCGCCGATGCCGCAGGCCCCTATGTCGCCTCGATCCCCGACGACTACGCCCACAAGGCGATGCTGCCGCACATGTCCTTCACCGCGACGACCGAAATGCTCGGCGAGAAGTTCCACATGGACGAGACCTATCTGCGCGAGCTCAACCCAGGCGTGGACTTCACCATTCCGGGCACGATCATCAAGGTCATCAATCCCGGAGAAAACCGCAAGGAAAAGGTCGCGCGCATCGTTGCCGACAAGGCCCGCAAGCAGGTTCTGGCCTATGATGCCGCCGACAAGCTCGTCGCCGCCTACCCGGCAACGATCGGCTCGTCCGACACGCCCTCGCCGTCAGGCATCGTCAATGTCGAGCGCATCGCGCTCAATCCCGGCTACACCTACAACCCGAAGATCAACTTCAAGCAGGGCAACAACGACAAGATCCTGACGCTGCAGCCGGGGCCGAACGGCCCGGTCGGCACGGTCTGGATCGCGCTCTCGAAGCCGACCTACGGCATTCATGGCACGCCGGAGCCCTCCAAGATCGGCAAGACCCAGAGCCACGGCTGCGTTCGCCTGACCAACTGGGACGCAACGGAACTTGCCAAGATGGTGAGTGTCGGCGTCACGGTCGAATTCGCAGACTGA
- a CDS encoding DUF4432 family protein → MRTRFDAPDNEQENHLLFDRLSALDIAAFVVDGVDLSPGTAIPSDGDPRIDRALAGFLFTCGPDHIRHPEPIAGRGEGTRYPLHGSLAGTPVKHTHMSADTTLCIATVEVNLADGGHALLERRWHVDADRHEVMLEDRLTNTGAGAFPPMMMYHLNIAGRLVGDATRITSPSFAEGERAWRFGEGESAHFCIPASVGADGWSEVALSPLVGAGGKCLAVRFRADTLPYLQMWRCQRGAADVISIEPASHRLAKRPELAAAGELQLLEPGQTQTYALAFGVS, encoded by the coding sequence ATGCGAACGAGATTTGATGCACCCGATAACGAACAGGAGAATCATCTGCTGTTCGACCGTCTGTCGGCACTCGATATCGCCGCCTTCGTCGTTGATGGCGTCGATCTTTCGCCGGGTACCGCGATCCCCTCCGATGGCGACCCGCGCATCGACCGGGCACTCGCCGGTTTTCTCTTTACCTGCGGACCAGACCACATCCGCCATCCCGAACCGATTGCCGGCCGCGGGGAAGGCACGCGCTATCCCTTGCACGGTTCGCTTGCCGGCACGCCGGTCAAGCACACGCACATGTCCGCCGACACCACGCTTTGCATCGCCACCGTCGAGGTCAATCTTGCCGATGGCGGCCACGCGCTCCTGGAACGGCGCTGGCATGTGGATGCGGACCGACATGAGGTGATGCTGGAAGACCGGCTCACCAACACCGGCGCCGGCGCCTTTCCGCCGATGATGATGTACCACCTCAATATTGCCGGCCGACTGGTCGGCGACGCGACCCGCATAACCAGTCCCTCTTTTGCCGAGGGTGAACGGGCCTGGCGCTTCGGCGAGGGCGAGAGCGCGCATTTCTGCATCCCGGCCAGCGTCGGGGCCGACGGCTGGTCCGAAGTGGCGCTTTCGCCGCTGGTCGGTGCGGGCGGGAAGTGCTTGGCGGTGCGCTTTCGCGCCGACACGCTGCCTTACTTGCAGATGTGGCGCTGTCAGCGTGGTGCGGCCGATGTCATCAGCATCGAGCCTGCGTCGCATCGCCTCGCCAAGCGGCCGGAGCTTGCTGCTGCCGGTGAGCTGCAACTGCTCGAGCCCGGGCAGACACAGACCTATGCGCTTGCCTTCGGTGTCTCCTGA